The sequence AGGGGCCGGAATCGCCGACGCCTCCCGGCGCCTCAAACCGCGCCGCCTCGCGGACATCATCGCCCTCTCGGCACTGTACCGCCCCGGCCCGATGGAGAACATCCCCACCTACGTCCGCCGCCACCACGGCATCGAACAGGTGGACTACGTCCGCGACGGCTTCCCCAACAGCGCCCAGTACCTCCAGAAGATCCTCGCCGAAACGTACGGCATTCCCGTGTACCAGGAGCAGATCATGCAGATCGCCTCCGAGGTCGCCGGATTCAGCCTGGGCGGCGCCGACCTGCTGCGCCGCGCGATGGGCAAGAAAGACGCCGAGGAGATGAAACGCCAGCGGCAGATCTTCGTCGAGGGTGCCCAGGGCAACGGCGTGCCCAAGGACGAGGGGAACAAACTCTTCGACCTGCTCGACGCGTTCGCCAACTACGGCTTCAACAAGAGCCACTCCGCCGCGTACGGCGTCATCACGTACCAGACCGCGTGGCTCAAGGCGAACTACCCCGTGCAGTTCATGGCCGCCCTCCTGACCGTCGAACGCAAGGACAGCGACAAGGTCGCCGAGTACGTCAGCGACGCCCGCAAGATGGATGTCCACGTCCTCCCGCCCGACATCAACAAGTCCGCGCCCGACTTCGCGGTCGTCGGACAGGACATCCTCTTCGGCCTGTACGCCATCAAGGGCCTCGGCGAGAGCGCCGTGCTGAAGATCCTGGAGGAACGCGAACGCGCCGGCGCCTTCAAGTCCCTCGCGGACTTCTGCTCCCGCCTGGGCAACAAGGTCTGCAACCGCAAAGCCCTGGAAAGCCTCATCAAGAGCGGCGCCTTCGACCAGTTCGGCGAGCGCAACCAGCTCATGCACAGCCTCGAAGACGCCCTCGAAGACGCCGCGGGCGCCGCCGACATCAACGCCAAAGCCCAGACGGGCATGAGCATGATGTTCGGCCTGGAAGAAGTCAAAAAGGAACGCCCGCTCCGCAATGGGATCACCCCCTACACCGACCTGGAACGCCTCAGCATCGAGAAAGAAGCCCTGGGCCTCTACATCAGCGGCCACCCCCTTGAGGAGCACGAGGGTCTGCGCGAAGCGGCCAGCTGCCGCATCTCCGACCTCGACACGTGGTTCCAGACGCAGAACGTCGCCCCCGGCAAACGCATCAAGGCCGTCCTTGCCGGCATGATCGAGAGCGTCGTCAAGAAACCCACCAAATCCGGCGGCATGATGGCCCGCTTCATCCTCGCCGACGAAAGCGGCCAGACCGAACTCGTCGCCTTCAGCCGCGCCTACGACCGCATCCAGGACAAACTGGTCAACGACACCCCCGCCCTCGTCATCGTTGAACTCGAAAGCGAGGACGGCGGCCTGCGCGCCATCGCCGAGGAAGTCGTCAGCGTCGAACAACTCGGCGAGGTTCCCAAGGTCATGTACGTCACCATCGACCTGGAAAACGCCACTCCAGACGCTCTCGGCGAATTCCAGAGCCTCCTCGACGAACACGCGGGCAGCATGCCCACCTACCTCCGCTTAGAGACCCCCGAGCAGTTCGTCCTGTACCAGCTCGACCACGGCATGGGCAGCAGCGAGGCCATCCGCGTCCTGAATCACACCTTCCCCTGGGCCGACGCGTACCTCGCGTACGACCAGCAGACCATCCTCGGCCGCTTCGCCCCCAAACCCCCCGCATGGATGAACAAACAGGGCGGAGGCATGCGAGCTTAAGAGCGGGCACCTGGAGTTCAACAGGTGAATGCCCATCAGTCCTTGAATCGACTGATGGGCATTCACCTGCGTTTCTGTTACGCGTATTTGGCGCGCATCATCATGATCTTGAGTTCGTGGGGGCTGGTGGCGCTCTGCAGGGCGTCGTCTTCGTGCATCAGGCCTTCCTGGACGAGATGGGCGAGGTGCTGGTCGAAGGTGTGCATGCCGCGGGAGCCGCCTTCCTGGAGCGCCTGTTTGATTTCCTCGATGCGTTCGGGGTCCTTGATGCATTCGCGGACGGTGGGGGTGCCGAGCATGATTTCGAGGCCGAGGACGCGGCCGCCGCCGACTTTGGGCAGGAGGCGCTGGCTGACGATGCCGACGATGCTCTCGGAGAGGCCCTGGCGGATCTGGTCGCGTTCGTGCGGGGCGAAGAAGTCAATGATGCGGTTGACGCTGCGAATGGCGTCCTGGGTGTGCAGGGTGCTGAAGACGAGGTGGCCGGTCTGGGCGGCGGACAGGGCCGCTTCGACGGTTTCTTTGTCGCGCATCTCGCCGATGAGGATGACGTCGGGGTCCTGGCGCATGCTGGCGCGCAGGCCGTTGGCGAAGCTCATGGTGTCCATGCCGAGTTCGCGCTGGCTGATCATGGCGACGCGGTCTTTGTGGAGCACCTCGATGGGGTCTTCGAGGGTGACGATGTTGACGGGCTGGGTGGCGTTGATGTGGTCGAGGAGACTGGCGAGAGTGGTGGTCTTGCCAGATCCGGTCGGGCCGGTGACGAGGATCAGGCCGCGTTCGTGCTGCGCGAGCTGCTCGAAGGTCTCGACGGGCAGGCCGAGCTGCTGGAAGCTGGGGATGGGTTTGTCCTCGATGACGCGCATGATCAGGCCGATGCTGCCGCGCTGCCAGTAGGCGTTGACGCGGAAGCGGGCGAGGCCGGGGATGCCGTAGGCGAAGTCGGCTTCGCGGCGGCTGACGAAGTCGTCCCACATGCCGGGGGTCATCATTTCGCGGGTGAAGGCTTCGACGTGTTCGTGTCCGAGGCGGGTGTCGCCGAAGCGTCTGATGTCGCCGTTGATGCGGCCGGCGGGGGCGCTGCCGGTGCGCAGGTGGATGTCACTGGCTCCCTCGTTGACAATGGCGGTCAGTACGCTGTTCAGGACACTCATAGTGTCCTCAGGGTAGGGGGTATGGTCTTACAGTTTCGTTGCGGGTGCCGCCGATGACGTTTCGGTCTGGGGGGCGCCGCGCAACTTGCGGCTTTCCAGATCGGCGTGGTGAATCAGGTACCGCAGCCACGCCTTCGCGGTCAGCGGGCCGAGGCTGTTGTGCTGGATGGTCAGGTCGTCGCTGGGCGGGCGGGTGTGCAGGCGCCGGGCGAGGTCGACGGTGTGGGCGCGGGTGCTGGTGATCAGGGCCTGCAGGTCCGCGAGGGTGGTGTCCTGGGGGGGGCGGTGCCCGTGGTAGGGCCCGGTCTGGTCGGGGTGCTTGCCGAGCGCGGCGCTCAGGCGGTGCTGGCCCCAGCGTTCAATGCCGATGATGTGCGCGAGGAGTTCGCGGTTGGCGTGCGTGTCCGCGGCGCGGGCGGCGCGGCCGGTGAGGTGCGTGCCGCTGCTTTCCAGGCTGTGCGCGAGTTCCTGGTAGGAGCTGCGTCCGGCGGGGCGTTCGAGGACGCGGTTGACGACGGCGCCCTTGATTTCACGCTGGCGGGCGCGGGCGAGGTACGCGGCGCCGGCGGCCACGCCGACGGTGGCGACCGTGATCAGGGCGGGCACGGCGGGGCTGGGGCGTCGCTGGCTCATGCCGCATGGTACGCGCTTTAGGGGCGCTCGGTTCCGTCTGGCGGGGGGGGTGGGGGGCAGGTCAGGACCTGGTCGGGCATGCCGATCAGGGTGACGTGCGAGTCGGCGGGGCAGGGGAGGGCGGCGCTCAGCATCAGGGGGTGCGCGAGGGTGTACTCGGGGAGGTTCAGGTGCAGGCCGCGCGCGCCCCACCCGAAGCCCTTCCCAAGTCGGGCGCCCTGCGGGTCCACGCTGACGCAGGCCAGGACGGCGGCCTGCGCGCCGTCTGGGGTCAGGGTGGGTTCGCCGTACTCAGGCAGGGTGCTCAGGCGCGCGCCGCGCGGGTCGGTGACCCGCCAGTACCAGCCTTCTTTCTTCTGGTGCGGGACGTACAGGGTCTTCCCGGCCTTCAGCGCCTGCTGGCGCAGCGGGAGCAGCGCGCGTTCGGGGCCGACGATCAGGGTGCGGTGTGCCTGAAGCTCGGGGTGCGCGAGCAACTGCGTGGCGGCTTTTTTGGCGTGCGTGAAGTTCGGGCAGTGCCCGTGCGGGGGCAGGGGGTAGGCGCAGGCGCCCCTGCCCATCAGGTCGTCCCACACCTGTTCGCGGACGGCACCGGCCGTGGTCATGCGCGCACGCTACCAGAGCACGGGCAGAGAGGGAGGACGCGCGGCGCCCCACCTTCCGGATAGGTCATCTGGCGGCGGCGCGCTGCGGGCGGGGCGGCTACACTCGGGCGCATGACGGACGGACAGCTGGCGGCGGTGCAGGGTGAAACGGTGCGGGTGGCGGCGGCGGCGTACCCAGTGGAGTTCCTGACCGACTGGGCGGCATACGAGGCGAAGCTGTCGCGCTGGGTGGCGGACGCGGCGGGACAGGGGGCGGAACTGCTGGTGTTCCCGGAGTACGCCCCTCTGGAACTGATCAGCCTGCTGCCCACGGAACTGCACCATGACGTGATCGGTATGCGCCCCGCCCTCCAGGCCTTTGTGGCGGACTTCGTGGCGCTGCACGCCTGGCTGGCCCGCGAGCACCGCGTGGGCATCGTGGCCGGGAGCTACCCGGTGGCGCACGCCTCTGGGTTCGTGAACCGGGCGTTCGTGTTCGGTCCGGACGGCGGGTACGCCTATCAGGACAAGCTGCTGATGACCCGCTTCGAGGCCGAGGAGTGGCACATCGCGCCGGGTGAGGGCGTGCAGGTGTTCGACCTGCCGCTGGGCGGCGGGGTGCTGCGCTTCGGGATCGCCATCTGTTACGACAGTGAATTCCCGGCCCTGGCGCGGGTGCTCGCCGAGGGCGGCGCGGAGCTGCTGGTCGTGCCGTCCTTCACCGGGAGCCGCGCGGGCTTCACGCGGGTGCGGGTGGGCAGCATGGCCCGCGCGCTGGAGAATCAGCTGTACGCGCTGCACGCCCCGCTGATCGCGGACGCTCCCTGGACGTACGCCGTAGAGGACGCGCACGGCGCCGCTAGCGTGTACGCCCCGTCGGACAACGGCCTGCCGGAGGACGGCATCGTGGCGCAGCTGGGCTGGAATGAGCCGGGCTGGCTGATCACGGACCTGGACCTGCGGCTGACCCGGAACGTCCGCGTGGACGGGCATGTCCTGAACTGGCGGGACCGCGTGGTGGGTGCGTCGCGTCCCACGCCGGCGCAGGTCGTGAGTCTGGGCGGCGTGCCGGAGCGCGCTTGACTGCCGTGACGGTCCGCCGCCTGACTCCGCAGGACGCCCCGGCGTACCGCGTGGCGCGGCGGGCGGCCCTCCAGGCGGACCCGGCGGCGTTCCTGACGAACGCGCACGAGTTCGCGGCCCTGACGGACGACGCGCTGGCGGCCCGCCTCGCGCCGGACGCGGCGGGCGTCACGCTGGGCGCCTTCGTGGACGGGGAACTGCTGGGCCTGCTCACGCTGGTGCGGGACACCGCGCCGCCTCTGGCGCACCGCGTGAACGTGTACGGCGTGTCCGTCACCCCGCAGGCGCGCGGACAGGGGCTCGGCGAGGCGCTCGTGCGGGCCGGGGTGGACCTGGCGCGCTCGTGGGCGGGCGTGACGTCCCTGCACCTCGCGGTGATGGACTCGCAGGAGGCCGCGCGGCGTCTGTATGAACGCTGCGGGTTCCGCGTGTGGGGCATCCAGCCGGACGCGGTGCGCCGGGACGGGCGGGTGCACGCCGAGCACTGGATGGTGCTGGCATGCTGAGGGGTGCGGGACCGGAGCCACTGACCTTCGTGCGTCCGCCGCGGCTGGGGCCGGGCTCGCGGGTGGCGGCGCTGAGCCTGTCGAGCGGCTTTGTCACGGAGGTGATGAACCGGTACCGCGCCGGGGTGCGGCAGGTGGCGCAGGAGTTCGGGTGGGAGGTGGTGGCCGCGCCGAACGCCCTGCGCGGCCCGGCGTTCCTGGCGGCGAACCCGCAGGCCCGCGCGGACGACCTGCACTGGGCGCTTCAGGCGCCGGACATTCACGGGATGGTCAGCGTCATCGGCGGGGATGACAGCGTGCGGCTGCTGCCGTTCCTGCGTCCGGACCTGATCCGCGCGTACCCGAAGGCGCTGCTGGGCTTCAGTGATACCACCGTGACCCTGACGCAGTTCGTGCGGGCGGGCGTGATGGCATACCATGGTCCGGCCCTGCTGACCGACCTGGCCGAGAACGGCGGGATGCACCCGTTCGTGGTGCGGGGCGTGCGCCGCGCACTGATCGATCCGCCCGCACCGTTCGATCTGGCCCCCGCGCCCGGCTGGACGCAGGTCAGCCCGGACTGGTCCGACGAGGCCGCGCAGGAGCGTCCCCGGACCTTTGATGCTGGTGACGGCTGGGTGTGGGTGCAGGGCGACGCGCCCGCGCAGGGGCACCTGCTGGGCGGCTGCGCCGAGGTGCTGGACATGCTGAACGGCACGCCCGGCTGGCCCGGCCCGGACCTGTGGCGCGGCGCGGTGCTGGCCCTGGAAACCAGCGAGGACGTCCCGCTGCCCCGGCAGGTGGGCTACTGGCTGCGCAACCTCGCCGCGCAGGGCATCCTGGGCGGCTTGGCCGGGCTGCTGCTGGCCCGCCCGCGCGGGTACACGCCGGAGATGGTGGGGGACCTGTACGGCTGGGTGAGGCGCGTGCTCGCGGAGGCTGACCGTGCGGACCTGCCGGTCGTGGCGAACGTGGATTTCGGGCACACCAGCCCGCAGCTGACGCTGCCGCTGGGGGCGGCGGTCCGTCTTGATCCGCTGAGCGGCCGCGTGACGGTGTGGCCCTGAGGCGGGTCGATTCACACGACCTGCCGGGCTGGAGCGCGCTATCATCGGCGCTGTGCGGCTGCTGCTGCTGTCTGATACCCACGCGAATTACACCGCCCTGCAGGCGGTTCTGACCGACGCCGCCGCGCGCCGGTACGATCAGGTCATTCACCTGGGCGACGCCTTGGGGTACGGCCCGCACCCGCGCGAGGTGCTGGACGCGCTGCGGGACCTGGACGCCACCTGCGTGCTCGGCAATCACGACGACATGCTCCTTCAGTACGCCGATGGTCGGCGGGAGGCGAAGGACTCGATTGTCAGTCAGGCCCTCACGTGGCAGCTCAAGCGCCTCGCCGAGCGGGACGTGGCCTGGGTGCGCTCGTGGCGCGACGGCATTGATGATCCGGACGTCGGGGCGCGCTACCGGCACGGCACGCCCGTCAGCCTGGATCACTACACGGATTCCGTCCCGGCGGCCCGCGAGGCCTTCGCGCAGTGGCAGGGCCGCCTGGGCTTCGTGGGGCACACGCACATCCCGGCCGTGTACGCCACGCTGAACAGCCCGGTGGGCGACTGGGTGAAGGTGCAGACGTTCCCGGACGGCGGGAGTTACATGGTGCCGCCCAGCACGCGCGTGATCCTGAATCCCGGCAGCGTGGGGCAGCCGCGGGACGGGAACCCGAAGGCCAGTTACGCCATCTACGATTCGGCGCGCGGGTACTTCGAAGTGTTCCGCGTGGCCTACGACGTCGGGCGGGCGCAGGAGGCGGCGCTGGAGGCCGGGCTGCCGCCGGTGCTGGCCGCGCGGCTGGCCATAGGGAAGTAGGCGCGCGTGACCGCTGCCGCTGACCTGCACGGGCCGCTGCTGGAGCAGACGGGCGCCTTCCGTGGCAACGCGCTGCTGCTGACCGGCCCGGCCCGCGTGGGGAAGCTGGACGTGGCGCGCGCCGTGGCCGCGCAGCACAACTGCACCGGAGAGAGGGGAATGTACGGCGAGGCGTGCGGGCAGTGCGCGTCGTGTAGGGCGCTGGCGGCCGGCGCGCACCCGGACGTGCTGCTCGTCGAGCCGCGCGCCACCACCTCGACCGGCAAGGCCGCGCGCCGCAAGCTGATTCCCATCGGTGCGGTCCTCAGCGCGCGCGATAAGGCCCGCGAGTACGAAACGCACGTGTTCGAGTTCCTGGAGGTGCGGCCCACCTTCGCGCGGCGCGTGGTGATCGTGCAGGGCGCCGAGTACCTGGGCCCGGAAGCGGCGAACGCCCTGCTGAAACTGGTGGAGGAACCCCCGCACGGCGCGCTGTTCGTGTTCCTGGCGGAGGACCTGCGCGCCGTGCTGCCCACCATCGTGAGCCGCAGCGCCCGCCTGAACGTCACCCCGGTCAGTGACCCGGCACTGGAACGCGCCCTGCTGCGCGCCGGACAGGAGCCCGACGCGGAACTCGTGGCGTTCGCCGCCGGACGCGCCGGTGTCCTGGGTGACCCG comes from Deinococcus radiotolerans and encodes:
- a CDS encoding PilT/PilU family type 4a pilus ATPase, with protein sequence MSVLNSVLTAIVNEGASDIHLRTGSAPAGRINGDIRRFGDTRLGHEHVEAFTREMMTPGMWDDFVSRREADFAYGIPGLARFRVNAYWQRGSIGLIMRVIEDKPIPSFQQLGLPVETFEQLAQHERGLILVTGPTGSGKTTTLASLLDHINATQPVNIVTLEDPIEVLHKDRVAMISQRELGMDTMSFANGLRASMRQDPDVILIGEMRDKETVEAALSAAQTGHLVFSTLHTQDAIRSVNRIIDFFAPHERDQIRQGLSESIVGIVSQRLLPKVGGGRVLGLEIMLGTPTVRECIKDPERIEEIKQALQEGGSRGMHTFDQHLAHLVQEGLMHEDDALQSATSPHELKIMMMRAKYA
- a CDS encoding DinB family protein: MSQRRPSPAVPALITVATVGVAAGAAYLARARQREIKGAVVNRVLERPAGRSSYQELAHSLESSGTHLTGRAARAADTHANRELLAHIIGIERWGQHRLSAALGKHPDQTGPYHGHRPPQDTTLADLQALITSTRAHTVDLARRLHTRPPSDDLTIQHNSLGPLTAKAWLRYLIHHADLESRKLRGAPQTETSSAAPATKL
- a CDS encoding 5-formyltetrahydrofolate cyclo-ligase — its product is MTTAGAVREQVWDDLMGRGACAYPLPPHGHCPNFTHAKKAATQLLAHPELQAHRTLIVGPERALLPLRQQALKAGKTLYVPHQKKEGWYWRVTDPRGARLSTLPEYGEPTLTPDGAQAAVLACVSVDPQGARLGKGFGWGARGLHLNLPEYTLAHPLMLSAALPCPADSHVTLIGMPDQVLTCPPPPPPDGTERP
- a CDS encoding carbon-nitrogen hydrolase family protein translates to MTDGQLAAVQGETVRVAAAAYPVEFLTDWAAYEAKLSRWVADAAGQGAELLVFPEYAPLELISLLPTELHHDVIGMRPALQAFVADFVALHAWLAREHRVGIVAGSYPVAHASGFVNRAFVFGPDGGYAYQDKLLMTRFEAEEWHIAPGEGVQVFDLPLGGGVLRFGIAICYDSEFPALARVLAEGGAELLVVPSFTGSRAGFTRVRVGSMARALENQLYALHAPLIADAPWTYAVEDAHGAASVYAPSDNGLPEDGIVAQLGWNEPGWLITDLDLRLTRNVRVDGHVLNWRDRVVGASRPTPAQVVSLGGVPERA
- a CDS encoding GNAT family N-acetyltransferase, producing MTVRRLTPQDAPAYRVARRAALQADPAAFLTNAHEFAALTDDALAARLAPDAAGVTLGAFVDGELLGLLTLVRDTAPPLAHRVNVYGVSVTPQARGQGLGEALVRAGVDLARSWAGVTSLHLAVMDSQEAARRLYERCGFRVWGIQPDAVRRDGRVHAEHWMVLAC
- a CDS encoding S66 family peptidase encodes the protein MLRGAGPEPLTFVRPPRLGPGSRVAALSLSSGFVTEVMNRYRAGVRQVAQEFGWEVVAAPNALRGPAFLAANPQARADDLHWALQAPDIHGMVSVIGGDDSVRLLPFLRPDLIRAYPKALLGFSDTTVTLTQFVRAGVMAYHGPALLTDLAENGGMHPFVVRGVRRALIDPPAPFDLAPAPGWTQVSPDWSDEAAQERPRTFDAGDGWVWVQGDAPAQGHLLGGCAEVLDMLNGTPGWPGPDLWRGAVLALETSEDVPLPRQVGYWLRNLAAQGILGGLAGLLLARPRGYTPEMVGDLYGWVRRVLAEADRADLPVVANVDFGHTSPQLTLPLGAAVRLDPLSGRVTVWP
- a CDS encoding metallophosphoesterase family protein, producing the protein MGAVRLLLLSDTHANYTALQAVLTDAAARRYDQVIHLGDALGYGPHPREVLDALRDLDATCVLGNHDDMLLQYADGRREAKDSIVSQALTWQLKRLAERDVAWVRSWRDGIDDPDVGARYRHGTPVSLDHYTDSVPAAREAFAQWQGRLGFVGHTHIPAVYATLNSPVGDWVKVQTFPDGGSYMVPPSTRVILNPGSVGQPRDGNPKASYAIYDSARGYFEVFRVAYDVGRAQEAALEAGLPPVLAARLAIGK
- a CDS encoding DNA polymerase III; amino-acid sequence: MTAAADLHGPLLEQTGAFRGNALLLTGPARVGKLDVARAVAAQHNCTGERGMYGEACGQCASCRALAAGAHPDVLLVEPRATTSTGKAARRKLIPIGAVLSARDKAREYETHVFEFLEVRPTFARRVVIVQGAEYLGPEAANALLKLVEEPPHGALFVFLAEDLRAVLPTIVSRSARLNVTPVSDPALERALLRAGQEPDAELVAFAAGRAGVLGDPEPVRAALQDARELTNALGESLLGALEAAEALEKRFNPAWHPETLRFTWRDQPPHVRARADAALTALQEALEAYASPSLSFQVFALALRDAFGHA